The sequence GAGCAGCCAGATTGGGGCTGTCGTGAGTCGACAAAGCACTCCTGTTCCAAACAGAGATGTAAGAACCCAAACTGTGCTGTGTTATGAAGTTAATGTATAAACAGTGGAGGCTCAATTTTCACTGTGTCCTTTCTTCAGTATTTAAGGCAGAAAAATGCAGAACTGGAGGAGAAGTACAAGGACACAGAGGTGCCCATGCCTGACTACTGGTAAGCATCAGTTCTTGTTCTGCACATACATTAAAACTTGGTATACTTTCCTTTCAAGATCATCTAATtcacatcaaaaacaaatgtcaaaacGTAAATGGTTTTAAAGGCCTAGTCGTCTTCATAACGTCCTGTGCTGTGCTTTGCTAACAGGGGCGGCTACATCGTCAGGCCTTACTTGATCGAGTTCTGGCAGGGTCAGACCAACAGACTTCACGACCGCATCGTCTTCACCAAACCGAAGGACGGAGAGTCCGAGCTGGCAGAGTTTCAGCACGCTGCAGAGGGAGGCTGGGTGTACCAGAGACTGTCTCCATGAGCTGTTCCTCACCAGGCTGTCAtacacaggacaggacagaaacTTCATCTAGAATATGACTTtatcattattaaaaaaaaaagaaaaactttactTCACTTGAAGAAGCTGCTCATCTGTACCGTAGGTACCGATGTTGATTAAacaggtgctgctgtgtgtaggTTTCATCAACAAGCCAAACGTTACTGTGTTGTCTTTGAACCGTTTTCAGTGGCCGTACTGTACAACTTTACATTTTACATCCATTATGACATGAAAAGGGGTGTGTGCTGTATAGAAAGTGCACTGACTCACTCAGGAGAACAAACTCCACTGGGTTTTGTTAAATAATGATTGACAGTAATGTTGGTTATTCAGCAGAGTTGTTGTCGACCTTTAGGACCAGGAAACTCTTATGACTCAGTCTTATTTTTCTCGAAGCACAGTCTGAACCACTGACTCTCCACCGACCATCAGTTCTCCATCACTGTTTacacaattttatttggtccaTTTTCAGCTTTGGGATAattggtaacactttattttaggttttttaatttctttactTTCTCATAAACTTTCCCAAGAAAGTTTATAAGAAGCACAGTTTGTAATTTTGTGTTAATTATAGGTAAGTTGAGAGTTTATAAGCAGTTAACTTGAAAGAACTGATCCTTTTAAAACAAATGCATACACTTAGTGGTCATTTTATTAGGCACACCTGTACAATCCAGTACAACTGTTCTGCTGGAGTCTGATTTCTGACTTGTAAATTAAGGTGTGTCCAAACAGCCCTCACAGACTTAAATTAGTAATGAACTGATTGTAACAGTCTGTGACAATTGATCTGCCTTTTAATAATGAGATTAAAAGAGCTGATGATGTTATTTGTGCCAATTATCAGGTGTTTATGTGCGTCTTGTTCTACCTGAGAATgggattgttgttgtttattgttaactgatgaagaaaatgtttttttgacttGAATTAACTGTGGAATATAGCCagaaataaattttaatttgtaacTCAGGACTAAGTGTGTTTTATGGCCAGCAGATGTCAGCAGTACAACACTGGCACATATCAAAGATTAACATAACAGAGGCTTATAAGAGGAAATATTCTCATTCATTAACAGCTGGAAGGAGTTTTTTTCATGGATAACTGGAGTGTGTCTGCATCCTGTGAACGGATGACATAAGGAACGCCGCGGCATCAAATGTCAGTGTCTGCTTACGATAATCATGTCAGCAAAACCAGCCAACACAGACTCAGGTGAAATAACAAACTAGTCTCTGTGACCTAAAAGAGTAACTAAGATTAACACACTAAGTCACTTACATCATTGATCTACATTATCAGTCAAACATTTCAGAACACCTTCTTTTTCCCAAGCTGTtgtttaaaattacaaaattcagtgtctcagtgtttctgaaattaaaacacagaactaatttttaaaaatggagattttaaaaacaaagaattgTGGAATCTTTTTGTGGAGCTAAATTTTATTTCGAATTTTTGACTGATCCGGCAGCTGAACAGTCTTGACCTTTTTTCTGCAGTGGAAATCAATTATTGTTCAGACAGTTTGTCCAAATACTGTTACAGACGTCCCCACAAATGTGCTGCACTtgtagtttgctttgctttgaccttctgtccagttcaacccaaaccagctccatgtggtTTAGGTCTggaaactgaaatgttttctggGATTGATcctgttttctattattattattattattattgttttgtttttggtgacccacagtttttgtttattttatgttggGATGAGATTTCAGTAAAAACTGGGAAAATGGAGATGTTCTAACTCTTGACCAGTCGTTTATATGATTAATTGTGAGATGACTGCCTGACGGTCCCTGTCTGCAGAGTactgcacatatacacagtacTCTTTCATATTAACACATCTCGatatatttattaaaaacaaaacacattttcttccttACAGATTCTGGGAAAGGTCATATAAAGTCTTTTTAAATTTACCTTATCTGCAGAGCATCAACAGCGTCTCTGACACAGTCATTAAAATCAAGTTTCTGTTTGCATCGGccataaaaatgtaataaaaaaatttaCTGTGCTTTGTTTGCACACTACACAAACGTATCTTCACTTGCTTACTGATTGAATAAGACATTAAAAAAGGAAGTTTAATTCCAAAACTCTACAtccataataataaaaataaaaactttaattaCAATAACATTGCCTTTCGATCGCGAGGATGAGGATGCTTGAGGCagagttttttgacttttccttCTATAACAACAGCGTGAgcagaagaaacatttttttgtttagttttttagaAAAACTGAAGAACAGAATGTAGGAGAATTTTGTTTCACCTCCACTCTGTTCTGTGAACTTCTAATGGTTGTGTCTGCTGATACCAGCAGAGGCCACTGATTGTTTGTGTAGGTGTGAGTCCACTGGTTACAGTATCTACCTGGGTGTGGTGCATGGTAACAAGTGTTTATCCACCTTGCACGCTGCACATGTGCAGCAtggttgtgtttgcatgtattttAGAACTTGTCGAAACTTTCGTGTGACACTGAAATATGACACATTTGTGATCAAGTATGTGcgttttggtgtgtgttttcaggagcCTGTGAGCTatttctcagtcttttttttatggttCTCGTCGCTGAGGTTGTGCTCTGCAAAGAGACTTGGGTTCTCGGCCAATGAGGCACGgaccttcttcttctccttgaaGCGGCCAGAGTGGGACACCTTGACGTGGCGGCCCTTGGTGGCAGATTTATCCACAAACTTCTCCAGTCTGACATTGAACTGGCTTTCCACGTGGTCTGGAGAGGAGTTATTGCTCGAGTGCTCTTTGTTCCCGGTGTTGCTGCCATGCTCAGGTGGGATCTCATACAGAACCTTACATTCAGATTTCTTCTTGCGCGAGAAGGTCAGCTTCCACCAGCTTGAGTCAGCCATGGCACCAACAGGGACTGGAGGATCGACCTGAAGGGCACAGAGCGCACAGACATGCTGTTATAAACTATGGTTACATCCATTCCTGTTATTAACATTTCAGTGAACATGAAATATACATTAATACAAATCTTTGACaaaggttgtaaaaaaaaaaagctcaatgAATCTACACCTTCTACATGTACAAATTGTAATTTCTATCCTTACAAACTCAGCACGCTGTGCCGTGCAGACCCAGGAGAGAAGACACTGTGGATGGCTTCTTTTCATCCACGGCACATCTCCATGATTAGGAGGTGTAACCTAATGGGAGAGGACACCTGACGCTCTACTCTCAGCTCATAAATTAATGAGCATCTGAACAGTATCCTCTGTCCCTCCCATGTGATCTGATAtgaagtcaggaaaaaaaaaggcctttgaCTGATGAGGAAGCAAGCTGTCGCTTTAATGCTGCTTCAGACACAGGCTGCAGGTACACAGCCATTTTATTACACCCAGCTGTTATGATCCTGTCACATGGCAACCACACTGCTAAAATAACTTCCTCCTGAACTGAACACTGACCCGGTCTTTGATGATAACAATTTTTGTATCACATAGATCATAATCAGGTTAATGATGTGGGTCAGTTTTTATGAAAATACCTCACAGTGGCACAAACAATACACGGAAAACCTG comes from Toxotes jaculatrix isolate fToxJac2 chromosome 21, fToxJac2.pri, whole genome shotgun sequence and encodes:
- the prr15lb gene encoding proline-rich protein 15-like protein B produces the protein MADSSWWKLTFSRKKKSECKVLYEIPPEHGSNTGNKEHSSNNSSPDHVESQFNVRLEKFVDKSATKGRHVKVSHSGRFKEKKKVRASLAENPSLFAEHNLSDENHKKKTEK